In Neorhizobium sp. NCHU2750, a single genomic region encodes these proteins:
- a CDS encoding M23 family metallopeptidase, translating into MMTPRNMIRSLGNEAPILADGRRAPDRREISLRWLSGTFLTGITSSVLMGVALFAALDGRQQLAIPAEASASVPADHDNESVQRGKRLLGGKIVAVPTDRKIMEVSTVVHEGNKELVRRRPFAHVKMNLAAEHVAPESYPKFDPLAIFASSEVPPPPANRTGLIYGSNVESEVSLQTMPFPLKGTTYAYAAPMTLEEVEENVRSNGSVLTSGDAQLSALYYVDPQRFSTPDDVDLTSGLAARVVEENMSVSTAEQITPHTREYADDIIPVRNPATIADAMNQVGYPEGKAKEISGYLEARLGSANVQPGDVIRVGVIQQGDMALVVRASVYRNGQHLATVGLDDHGHFVDSREPPMLDAVATAFSDQPPQALAGRDLPSVYDGIYRAALSYGMSPEMTALLIKLLASNVDLQAQLKPTDTIEAFFSVTDEKGKASKDSELLYVNAHFGDTNTRFYRFQDADDDNSVDYFDQDGRSIRQFLLRSPVPNARMTSGFGMRNHPILGRALMHTGTDWAAPRGTPIIATGNGVVEKAGWDSGGYGNQTIIRHANGYESSYNHQSAIAKGIVPGAKVTQGQVIGYVGSTGQSTGAHLHYELIVNGTRVDSMKVRLPGGKSLEGKTLARFEDERKRIDALLNTPASDEVASR; encoded by the coding sequence ATGATGACGCCACGCAACATGATCCGGTCGCTAGGGAACGAGGCCCCCATCCTTGCGGATGGCCGTCGTGCTCCCGACCGTCGCGAGATTTCGCTGCGCTGGCTGTCCGGCACCTTCCTGACCGGTATCACCTCGTCCGTATTGATGGGCGTCGCCCTGTTTGCCGCCCTCGACGGTCGTCAGCAGCTGGCAATCCCTGCAGAAGCCTCCGCCTCGGTACCCGCCGATCACGACAATGAATCCGTCCAGCGCGGCAAGCGGCTGCTTGGCGGCAAGATCGTCGCCGTCCCCACCGATCGCAAGATCATGGAAGTCTCGACCGTCGTCCATGAGGGCAACAAGGAACTGGTGCGCCGGCGCCCCTTCGCCCACGTGAAGATGAACCTGGCGGCAGAACATGTCGCCCCGGAATCCTATCCGAAATTCGACCCCCTGGCGATCTTCGCCTCGAGCGAAGTGCCGCCTCCGCCGGCCAACCGTACCGGCCTGATCTACGGCTCAAATGTCGAATCCGAAGTCAGCCTGCAGACCATGCCCTTCCCGCTCAAGGGCACGACCTATGCCTATGCCGCGCCGATGACGCTCGAAGAGGTCGAGGAAAACGTCCGCTCCAACGGTTCCGTCCTCACCTCCGGCGATGCGCAGCTCTCCGCGCTCTATTACGTCGACCCGCAGCGCTTCTCGACACCCGACGATGTCGACCTGACGTCAGGACTGGCGGCGCGCGTGGTCGAGGAGAACATGTCGGTCTCCACCGCCGAGCAGATCACCCCGCATACGCGCGAATATGCCGACGACATCATTCCGGTGCGCAACCCGGCAACCATCGCCGATGCGATGAACCAGGTCGGCTATCCGGAAGGCAAGGCGAAGGAGATATCCGGTTATCTTGAGGCCCGTCTCGGCAGCGCCAATGTCCAGCCCGGCGATGTCATCCGCGTCGGCGTCATCCAGCAGGGTGACATGGCGCTGGTCGTCCGCGCCAGCGTGTATCGCAACGGGCAGCATCTGGCGACCGTCGGCCTTGACGACCACGGCCATTTCGTCGACAGCCGCGAACCGCCGATGCTCGACGCCGTGGCCACCGCATTCAGCGATCAACCGCCACAGGCCTTGGCGGGCCGGGATCTGCCGAGCGTCTATGACGGCATCTATCGCGCTGCCCTCTCCTACGGCATGAGCCCGGAAATGACCGCGCTTCTCATCAAGCTGCTCGCCAGCAATGTCGACCTTCAGGCTCAGCTGAAACCGACCGATACGATCGAGGCCTTCTTCTCCGTCACCGACGAGAAGGGCAAGGCGTCGAAAGATTCCGAACTTCTCTATGTCAACGCCCATTTCGGCGACACGAACACGCGCTTCTACCGGTTCCAGGACGCCGACGACGATAATTCCGTCGACTATTTCGACCAGGATGGCCGCAGTATCCGGCAGTTCTTGCTGCGCAGCCCGGTTCCGAATGCCCGCATGACCTCCGGTTTCGGTATGCGCAATCACCCGATCCTTGGCCGCGCGCTGATGCATACCGGCACCGACTGGGCCGCCCCGCGTGGCACACCGATCATCGCAACCGGCAATGGCGTGGTGGAAAAGGCCGGATGGGATAGCGGCGGTTACGGCAACCAGACGATCATCCGCCACGCAAACGGCTATGAATCCTCCTATAACCACCAGAGCGCCATCGCCAAGGGCATCGTTCCCGGCGCCAAAGTGACTCAGGGCCAGGTGATCGGCTATGTCGGCTCGACTGGCCAGTCGACCGGCGCCCACCTCCATTACGAGCTGATCGTCAACGGCACGCGGGTGGATTCGATGAAGGTCCGGCTTCCGGGCGGAAAATCCCTGGAAGGCAAGACGCTCGCCCGCTTCGAAGACGAGCGCAAGCGTATCGACGCCCTGCTCAACACACCGGCCTCGGACGAAGTCGCAAGCCGCTAA
- the clpB gene encoding ATP-dependent chaperone ClpB produces the protein MNIEKYSERVRGFLQSAQTQALSDGHQQFAPEHVLKVLLDDDQGMASSLIERAGGNAKEARIANDAALAKLPKVSGGNGEIYLSQPLAKVFSTAEDAAKKAGDSFVTVERLLLALLIESSASTSASLKKAGITAQGLNQVINDIRKGRTADSANAEQGFDALKKYARDLTADAREGKLDPVIGRDDEIRRTIQVLSRRTKNNPVLIGEPGVGKTAIAEGLALRIVNGDVPESLKDKKLMALDMGALIAGAKYRGEFEERLKSVLNEVQSENGEIILFIDEMHTLVGAGKSDGAMDASNLLKPALARGELHCVGATTLDEYRKHVEKDPALARRFQPVMVDEPTVEDTISILRGLKEKYEQHHKVRISDSALVAAATLSNRYITDRFLPDKAIDLMDEAASRLRMQVDSKPEELDELDRRIMQLKIEREALKKETDAASADRLLRLESEVTSLEEEADALTARWQAEKQKLGLAADLKKQLDDARNELATAQRKGEFQRAGELTYGVIPDLEKQLATAEAQDNSSNSMVQEVVNPDAIAHVVSRWTGIPVDKMLEGERDKLLRMEDELAKSVVGQGDAVQAVSRAVRRSRAGLQDPNRPIGSFIFLGPTGVGKTELTKSLARFLFDDETAMVRLDMSEYMEKHSVSRLIGAPPGYVGYDEGGALTEAIRRKPYQVVLFDEIEKAHPDVFNVLLQVLDDGRLTDGQGRTVDFKNTIIIMTSNLGAEYLTNLGEHEDTDSVREQVMSVVRASFRPEFLNRVDEIILFHRLKRSEMGAIVDIQLQRLLKLLADRKIELELDGDAREWLAEKGYDPVYGARPLKRVIQKYVQDPLAEQILGGHIPDASTVKVTSGSDRLLFRIKGSMSEAA, from the coding sequence ATGAATATCGAAAAATACTCCGAGCGGGTGCGCGGTTTCCTGCAGTCGGCACAGACCCAGGCGCTTTCCGACGGGCATCAGCAGTTTGCGCCCGAACATGTGCTGAAAGTGCTTCTCGATGACGACCAGGGCATGGCCTCATCCTTGATCGAACGCGCCGGTGGCAATGCCAAGGAAGCGCGGATCGCCAATGACGCCGCCCTTGCCAAGCTGCCCAAGGTTTCCGGCGGCAATGGCGAAATCTATCTTTCGCAGCCGCTTGCCAAGGTGTTTTCGACAGCGGAAGACGCCGCCAAGAAGGCCGGCGACAGTTTTGTCACCGTCGAACGGCTGCTGCTTGCGCTTCTGATCGAAAGCTCGGCATCGACTTCGGCATCGCTGAAGAAGGCCGGCATTACGGCGCAGGGCCTGAACCAGGTGATCAACGACATCCGCAAGGGCCGCACGGCCGACAGCGCAAACGCCGAACAGGGCTTTGACGCGCTGAAGAAATATGCCCGCGACCTGACAGCCGATGCCCGCGAGGGCAAGCTCGACCCGGTGATCGGCCGCGACGACGAAATCCGTCGCACGATCCAGGTTCTGTCGCGCCGTACCAAGAACAATCCGGTCCTGATCGGTGAACCCGGCGTCGGCAAGACGGCGATCGCCGAAGGTCTTGCTCTGCGTATCGTCAATGGCGATGTGCCGGAAAGCCTCAAGGACAAGAAGCTGATGGCGCTCGACATGGGTGCCCTGATTGCCGGTGCGAAATATCGCGGCGAATTCGAGGAGCGGCTGAAGAGCGTGCTCAACGAAGTGCAGTCCGAAAACGGCGAGATCATCCTGTTCATCGACGAGATGCACACGCTGGTCGGTGCCGGCAAGTCGGATGGCGCGATGGATGCATCGAACCTGTTGAAGCCTGCGCTTGCCCGCGGCGAGCTGCATTGCGTCGGCGCGACCACGCTCGACGAATACCGCAAGCATGTGGAAAAGGATCCGGCTCTTGCTCGTCGTTTCCAGCCCGTCATGGTTGACGAGCCGACGGTCGAGGACACGATCTCGATCTTGCGCGGGTTGAAGGAAAAGTACGAGCAGCATCACAAGGTACGGATCTCGGATTCGGCGCTTGTGGCTGCGGCAACGCTGTCGAACCGCTACATCACCGATAGATTCCTGCCGGACAAGGCCATCGACCTGATGGACGAAGCCGCTTCGCGTCTTCGCATGCAGGTGGATTCGAAGCCGGAAGAACTGGACGAACTCGACCGCCGCATCATGCAGCTGAAGATCGAGCGTGAAGCGCTGAAGAAGGAAACCGATGCGGCATCTGCCGACCGGCTGCTGCGGCTTGAAAGCGAAGTCACCTCTCTCGAAGAAGAGGCAGATGCGCTGACGGCCCGCTGGCAGGCGGAAAAGCAGAAGCTCGGTCTTGCCGCCGACCTCAAGAAGCAGCTCGACGATGCCCGCAACGAACTGGCCACCGCCCAGCGCAAGGGCGAGTTCCAGCGCGCCGGCGAATTGACCTATGGCGTCATTCCGGATCTGGAAAAGCAGCTTGCAACGGCTGAAGCCCAGGACAATTCGTCTAACAGCATGGTGCAGGAAGTCGTCAATCCGGATGCGATCGCGCATGTTGTCTCGCGCTGGACCGGCATTCCCGTCGACAAGATGCTGGAAGGCGAGCGCGACAAGCTCTTGCGGATGGAAGACGAGCTGGCGAAGTCGGTGGTCGGACAGGGCGATGCGGTCCAGGCCGTGTCGCGTGCGGTTCGCCGTTCGCGTGCCGGCCTTCAGGATCCGAACCGGCCGATCGGCTCGTTCATCTTCTTGGGCCCCACCGGCGTCGGCAAGACGGAGCTCACCAAGTCCCTGGCGCGGTTCCTGTTCGACGACGAGACCGCGATGGTTCGCCTCGACATGTCGGAATACATGGAGAAGCATTCCGTCTCGCGGCTGATCGGTGCCCCTCCGGGCTATGTCGGTTATGACGAAGGCGGTGCACTGACGGAGGCGATCCGGCGCAAGCCCTATCAGGTCGTGCTGTTCGACGAGATCGAGAAGGCGCATCCGGACGTGTTCAACGTTCTCCTGCAGGTGCTCGATGACGGGCGTCTGACGGACGGTCAGGGCCGCACGGTCGACTTTAAGAACACGATCATCATCATGACCTCGAACCTCGGGGCCGAATATCTGACCAATCTCGGTGAACACGAGGATACGGACAGTGTTCGCGAACAGGTGATGAGCGTGGTGAGGGCGTCGTTCCGGCCGGAATTTTTGAACCGCGTCGATGAGATCATCCTGTTCCACCGCCTGAAGCGGAGCGAGATGGGTGCGATCGTCGATATCCAGCTACAGCGCCTGCTGAAGCTTCTGGCCGATCGCAAGATCGAACTCGAACTCGACGGCGATGCTCGCGAATGGCTGGCCGAAAAGGGCTACGATCCGGTCTATGGCGCACGTCCGCTGAAGCGGGTGATCCAGAAATACGTTCAGGATCCGCTCGCCGAGCAGATCCTCGGCGGTCACATTCCGGATGCGTCGACCGTCAAGGTGACCTCCGGCTCGGATCGGCTGCTGTTCCGGATCAAGGGCAGCATGAGCGAAGCGGCGTAA